The nucleotide sequence CATAGATGTCGATCAGGCGCTTGTGCACGCGGGTTTCGAACTGCTCGCGCGATTTCTTGTCGACGTGGGGCGAGCGCAGCACGGTATAGACGGTGCGCTTGGTCGGCAACGGAATCGGCCCGGCAATCCGCGCGCCGGTGCGCAGGACGGTACGGGCGATTTCTTTGGTCGAGCGGTCGAGCGAGTAGTGATCGAACGCTTTCAAACGAATTCTGATTTTCTGTCCGGGGATCGCCATGAATTACTCCCTGCTCCTTACGCGATGATCTCGGCAACGACGCCGGCGCCCACGGTGCGACCACCCTCGCGAATGGCGAACCGCAGTTCCTTCTCCATCGCGATCGGCATGATCAGCTCCACTTCCATCTGGATGTTGTCCCCCGGCATCACCATCTCCACGCCATCCGGCAACTTGA is from Candidatus Zixiibacteriota bacterium and encodes:
- the tuf gene encoding elongation factor Tu (EF-Tu; promotes GTP-dependent binding of aminoacyl-tRNA to the A-site of ribosomes during protein biosynthesis; when the tRNA anticodon matches the mRNA codon, GTP hydrolysis results; the inactive EF-Tu-GDP leaves the ribosome and release of GDP is promoted by elongation factor Ts; many prokaryotes have two copies of the gene encoding EF-Tu); translation: KLPDGVEMVMPGDNIQMEVELIMPIAMEKELRFAIREGGRTVGAGVVAEIIA
- the rpsJ gene encoding 30S ribosomal protein S10, yielding MPGQKIRIRLKAFDHYSLDRSTKEIARTVLRTGARIAGPIPLPTKRTVYTVLRSPHVDKKSREQFETRVHKRLIDIYESTPQTVDALMKLDLPAGVHVEIKV